Proteins from a single region of Gossypium arboreum isolate Shixiya-1 chromosome 1, ASM2569848v2, whole genome shotgun sequence:
- the LOC108460957 gene encoding calcium-dependent protein kinase 3-like → MGNCNGLPSTGNQFQPLSDSGVSLLDGGINVQPAPPPPRPQQSSTHHHPSPAVGRVLGRPMEDVRSTYVFSGELGRGQFGITYLVTHKKTKQQFACKSIPKRKLINREDIEDVRREVQIMYHLTGHRNIVELKGAYEDHQSVNLIMELCAGGELFNRIIAKGHFSERKAANLCRQIVMMLHYCHSMGVMHRDLKPENFLFLNKDEDSPLKATDFGLSVFFKPGDVFKDLVGSAYYVAPEVLRRRYGPEADIWSAGVILYVLLSGVPPFYGETEQSIFDSILRGNIDFSSDPWPSISSSAKDLVRKMLRDDPKERLSASEVLNHQWMREDGDASDKPLDIAVLTRMKQFSAMNKLKKVALKVIAENLSEEEIIGLKEMFKSMDTDNSGTISFEELKTGLPKLGTKLSESEVRQLMEAADFDGNGAIDYIEFITATMHMNRTEREEHLYTAFQYFDEDNSGFITMEELEQALRKYNMGDEKTIKEIIAEVDTDRDGRINYDEFVAMMRKGNPELVASRRCKKLLLQILSVSGE, encoded by the exons aTGGGTAACTGCAATGGTCTTCCGTCCACCGGTAACCAGTTCCAACCACTATCCGACTCCGGCGTTAGTCTCCTCGATGGTGGCATCAACGTCCAACCTGCCCCACCACCGCCAAGACCTCAACAATCTTCAACCCACCACCATCCTTCACCTGCCGTCGGTCGTGTCCTCGGCCGTCCCATGGAAGACGTCCGTTCAACTTACGTCTTCAGCGGAGAGCTCGGCCGTGGGCAGTTTGGTATTACCTACTTGGTAACTCACAAAAAAACCAAGCAGCAGTTCGCTTGTAAATCTATCCCCAAGCGTAAGCTTATCAACCGTGAAGATATCGAAGATGTCCGCCGTGAAGTACAAATTATGTACCACCTCACCGGCCACAG GAATATTGTGGAGCTGAAAGGGGCCTATGAGGATCACCAATCAGTGAATTTGATTATGGAACTGTGTGCTGGAGGGGAGTTATTTAATCGGATTATAGCTAAAGGTCATTTTTCAGAGAGGAAAGCAGCTAATTTGTGTAGGCAGATAGTGATGATGCTGCATTATTGTCATTCCATGGGGGTAATGCATAGGGATTTGAAGCCTGAGAATTTCTTATTCTTGAATAAGGATGAGGATTCTCCGTTGAAAGCTACTGATTTCGGGCTCTCTGTGTTTTTTAAGCCAG GAGATGTTTTTAAGGACCTTGTTGGAAGTGCTTATTATGTTGCTCCAGAAGTATTGCGCCGGCGCTATGGACCTGAAGCTGATATTTGGAGTGCTGGGGTGATTCTTTACGTTCTTCTTAGTGGGGTACCACCATTCTATGGAG AAACTGAGCAGAGTATCTTTGATTCTATTCTTAGGGGAAATATTGATTTCTCGTCTGATCCATGGCCTTCCATTTCCAGCAGTGCCAAAGATCTCGTGAGGAAGATGCTACGGGATGATCCTAAAGAACGACTTTCAGCATCTGAAGTCTTAA ATCATCAATGGATGCGTGAAGACGGTGATGCATCTGATAAGCCTCTTGATATTGCTGTTTTAACTAGAATGAAGCAATTCAGCGCAATGAACAAACTCAAAAAGGTTGCTCTAAAG GTAATTGCTGAGAATCTGTCTGAAGAAGAAATTATTGGTTTGAAGGAGATGTTCAAATCCATGGACACCGACAACAGTGGAACAATTAGCTTCGAGGAGTTAAAAACGGGCCTTCCTAAACTTGGTACTAAGCTTTCCGAGTCTGAAGTGAGGCAGCTAATGGAAGCG GCCGACTTTGATGGAAATGGAGCAATTGATTACATCGAGTTTATAACAGCTACAATGCACATGAATAGAACAGAAAGAGAAGAACACTTGTATACTGCCTTTCAATACTTTGACGAGGACAATAGCGG GTTTATTACAATGGAAGAGCTAGAGCAGGCCCTTAGGAAGTATAATATGGGTGACGAGAAAACAATAAAAGAGATAATTGCAGAAGTTGACACTGACAGG GATGGGAGAATTAACTACGATGAGTTCGTTGCCATGATGAGAAAAGGCAATCCAGAGTTGGTTGCTAGTCGACGTTGCAA AAAACTGCTGCTGCAAATCCTTTCCGTGTCGGGCGAATAA